The following proteins are co-located in the Polyangiaceae bacterium genome:
- a CDS encoding DUF1844 domain-containing protein gives MSDNGPDSKQQRQAREAFDDATGEQLPAIDFATFVLSLAHSGRVHLGDAPDPAAGTQGIEGAMARQTIDLLALLQEKTKGNLSGEEETLLAQALYDLRMRYVEVMKPR, from the coding sequence GTGAGCGACAACGGCCCGGACTCCAAGCAGCAGCGGCAAGCGCGAGAAGCATTCGATGATGCGACGGGGGAGCAGCTCCCTGCCATCGACTTCGCTACCTTCGTGCTCTCGCTGGCGCACTCCGGGCGAGTTCATCTGGGGGACGCGCCGGATCCTGCCGCAGGGACCCAGGGCATCGAGGGCGCGATGGCGCGCCAGACCATCGACTTGCTGGCGCTGCTTCAGGAAAAGACGAAGGGCAATCTCAGTGGCGAGGAGGAGACCCTGCTGGCACAGGCGCTGTACGACTTGCGCATGCGCTACGTGGAGGTCATGAAGCCCAGGTGA
- a CDS encoding trypsin-like peptidase domain-containing protein, with amino-acid sequence MKRRPRSLHLVVLTIAVASCGSCKRGGAGGPDAGASATAASPAPAPPPAPLPAAPPAGVPRSFADLAEKADPAVVYVKTLQEQRGRTGRRRVIGEGLGSAFVYDPDGLILTNNHVVESATDIRVIFRGKQEMKATIVGRDPPTDLAVLKVDQKGLAHLPLGDSDATRVGDWVVAIGNPFGLSHTVSAGIVSAKGRTGQDVKGLGDGSGYYNFLQTDASINPGNSGGPLLDMAGRVVGINTAIRARANNIGFAIPINMVKELLPRLVKDGKVTRSAIGIRVSSVLPEDTARLGLNGDGGALVRFVVPGGPADRAGLKTDDVVLALEGEEVAGPEKLRWLASLAGVGKSVTLKVQRGRRTMEMKLTLAELPQQPLDPEEPEPPQVPIP; translated from the coding sequence GTGAAGCGCCGTCCACGTTCCCTACACCTCGTGGTGCTCACGATTGCCGTCGCCAGTTGTGGCAGCTGCAAGCGGGGAGGTGCAGGGGGGCCTGACGCTGGTGCATCGGCGACTGCCGCGTCGCCCGCGCCCGCGCCCCCTCCGGCGCCGCTGCCCGCGGCACCGCCTGCCGGGGTGCCCCGGAGCTTTGCGGACCTCGCGGAGAAGGCGGATCCAGCGGTGGTGTACGTGAAGACGCTGCAAGAGCAGCGTGGCCGCACCGGAAGACGGCGCGTGATAGGCGAAGGGCTGGGAAGCGCCTTCGTCTACGATCCCGACGGTCTCATCCTCACGAACAATCACGTGGTCGAGTCCGCCACGGACATCCGCGTGATTTTTCGGGGAAAGCAGGAGATGAAGGCGACCATCGTCGGGCGAGACCCGCCGACGGACCTGGCCGTGCTCAAAGTGGACCAAAAGGGACTCGCCCACTTGCCCTTGGGCGACTCGGACGCGACGCGCGTTGGCGATTGGGTCGTCGCCATCGGCAATCCTTTCGGTCTGTCCCACACCGTCTCCGCTGGCATCGTCTCCGCAAAAGGGCGCACCGGGCAGGACGTGAAGGGTCTGGGCGACGGGTCGGGCTACTACAACTTCCTGCAGACCGACGCGAGCATCAATCCCGGCAACTCCGGCGGGCCGCTGCTGGACATGGCGGGACGAGTCGTCGGGATCAACACCGCCATTCGGGCGCGGGCCAACAACATCGGCTTCGCCATCCCCATCAACATGGTGAAGGAGTTGCTGCCGCGCTTGGTCAAGGACGGGAAGGTCACCCGCAGCGCCATCGGCATCAGGGTATCGTCCGTGCTGCCCGAGGACACCGCTCGCCTTGGCTTGAACGGGGACGGCGGTGCGCTGGTGCGGTTCGTCGTTCCGGGAGGACCAGCGGATCGGGCGGGTTTGAAGACCGATGACGTCGTCCTCGCCCTGGAAGGCGAGGAGGTCGCAGGACCCGAAAAGCTGCGTTGGTTGGCGAGCCTGGCAGGGGTGGGCAAGTCGGTGACGCTCAAGGTCCAGCGGGGGCGGCGCACCATGGAAATGAAGCTCACCCTGGCGGAGCTGCCCCAGCAGCCGCTGGATCCCGAAGAACCCGAGCCTCCCCAAGTGCCGATCCCGTGA
- a CDS encoding sigma-70 family RNA polymerase sigma factor yields MARAAEAEHDRVLIERAQQGDRGAFRELVERHQRRAFAIAIGLVRDEQDAREIVQEAFLRVYRGLDRFHGSSSFFTWLYRIVTNLSIDLMRKPSRRERELDMSREIKDELDVPLLARIDGADPHDVVRRNEIAETIQSALDALPAYHRGVILMREVEGMSYEEMAEAMGVSKGTIMSRLFHARQKLQRSLAACYREQFGQLPDSKGQR; encoded by the coding sequence GTGGCCCGCGCTGCGGAGGCCGAGCATGACCGTGTCCTCATCGAACGAGCCCAGCAAGGCGACCGAGGTGCCTTCCGGGAACTGGTGGAACGCCACCAGCGGCGGGCGTTTGCCATCGCCATCGGCTTGGTGCGCGACGAGCAGGATGCCCGTGAGATCGTCCAGGAAGCGTTCCTGCGCGTCTACCGCGGCCTGGACCGCTTCCACGGCAGCTCCAGCTTCTTCACCTGGCTCTACCGCATCGTCACGAACCTCTCCATCGATCTCATGCGCAAGCCCTCCCGCCGCGAGCGGGAACTCGACATGTCTCGGGAGATCAAGGACGAACTCGACGTCCCGCTCTTGGCCCGCATCGATGGCGCGGATCCCCACGACGTGGTGCGGCGCAACGAAATCGCGGAGACCATTCAGTCGGCCTTGGACGCGCTCCCTGCCTACCACCGCGGCGTCATCCTCATGCGAGAGGTGGAAGGCATGAGCTACGAAGAGATGGCGGAAGCCATGGGCGTGAGCAAGGGCACGATCATGAGTCGCCTGTTCCACGCCCGGCAAAAGCTACAGCGCTCGCTCGCGGCATGTTACCGCGAGCAGTTCGGACAGCTTCCTGACAGCAAGGGGCAGCGCTGA
- a CDS encoding ATP-binding protein, translated as MSKRPDTDVTPVTPGVTSDIQALTPAASQRRARTPLPHESLELLLEFATTLAGPLTLEDAARHGIATLGALLPDRALGICLSDELAEGQIVERRLPQGLEAPALSDPTRLFPTLGTERVIAIDRVGNSTLHLAGDDLPEDGDACWTMIESVRRVLEQTLMRVGDVERTRRDTAELRRLQAQVIQAEKLASLGQIAAGIVHELNNPLTSIIAYAEFLQRNAAGRGDLDAQERLSRIQEGAERILKFSRDLVTYARPASEVPGPVALAEVLDKALVFCEHEFAERSVVASMRKSPPLLLVRGVAGQLTQVFVNLFTNAAHAMRRNGGSLDIDWALAADGATVTVRVIDSGEGIGHGDLERIFDPFFTTKAPGEGTGLGLSIVRSIVEAHGGAMGATSDPGVGTTFEVILPIVERPSSGPPKR; from the coding sequence ATGAGCAAGCGCCCGGATACCGACGTCACCCCGGTCACGCCGGGCGTCACATCCGACATTCAAGCGCTGACGCCCGCGGCGTCTCAGCGACGCGCGCGAACGCCTTTGCCCCATGAAAGCCTGGAGCTGCTGCTGGAGTTCGCGACGACCCTGGCGGGGCCTCTGACCTTGGAGGATGCCGCGCGCCATGGCATTGCCACTCTCGGGGCTCTGCTCCCCGACCGAGCGCTCGGGATCTGCCTCAGCGACGAACTCGCGGAGGGACAGATCGTGGAGCGCCGGCTGCCCCAGGGCCTCGAGGCTCCCGCGCTTTCGGATCCGACGCGACTGTTCCCCACGCTCGGAACGGAGCGGGTGATCGCCATCGATCGAGTCGGCAACTCCACGCTCCACCTCGCAGGCGACGACCTCCCCGAGGATGGCGACGCTTGCTGGACCATGATCGAGTCGGTCAGGCGCGTCTTGGAGCAGACCCTGATGCGAGTCGGCGACGTGGAGCGGACGCGCCGCGACACCGCTGAACTGCGACGTCTACAGGCGCAGGTCATCCAGGCAGAAAAGCTGGCGAGTCTAGGTCAGATCGCGGCGGGCATCGTGCATGAGCTCAACAACCCCTTGACCAGCATCATTGCCTACGCCGAGTTTCTCCAACGCAATGCTGCAGGCCGAGGCGATCTAGACGCGCAGGAACGCCTCTCCCGGATCCAAGAGGGCGCCGAACGTATCTTGAAGTTCTCCCGCGATCTCGTCACCTATGCACGCCCGGCCAGTGAAGTCCCGGGCCCCGTCGCACTGGCGGAAGTGCTCGACAAGGCCCTCGTCTTTTGCGAACACGAGTTCGCCGAACGCTCGGTGGTCGCGTCGATGCGCAAGAGCCCTCCGCTGCTGTTGGTCCGCGGGGTCGCTGGGCAGTTGACCCAAGTATTCGTCAATCTCTTCACCAATGCGGCCCACGCCATGCGAAGGAACGGCGGCAGCCTGGACATCGACTGGGCGCTGGCGGCCGACGGCGCCACCGTCACCGTTCGTGTCATCGACAGCGGAGAAGGCATCGGTCATGGAGATCTGGAGCGGATCTTCGATCCCTTTTTCACGACGAAGGCGCCGGGAGAAGGGACGGGACTCGGGCTTTCCATCGTGCGCAGTATCGTCGAAGCGCACGGCGGCGCCATGGGTGCCACCAGCGACCCGGGCGTCGGTACCACCTTCGAGGTGATCTTGCCGATCGTCGAACGCCCCTCCTCGGGCCCACCCAAACGCTAG